A section of the Hippea sp. KM1 genome encodes:
- a CDS encoding DUF4387 domain-containing protein, protein MRLKEAVSVLRSKNAGVWHITIDIVFKDEEVYKKAKLKLNEDFFKRLYNRDDLRYFECDGINTLKVSFLRDSAAGSLTDTDCLGANFYIPLLDVEI, encoded by the coding sequence TTGAGGTTGAAAGAGGCTGTAAGTGTTTTAAGGAGCAAGAATGCCGGTGTTTGGCATATAACGATAGATATTGTATTTAAGGACGAAGAGGTTTACAAAAAGGCCAAACTCAAGCTGAATGAGGATTTCTTCAAAAGGCTTTACAATAGGGATGATTTGAGGTATTTTGAGTGCGACGGTATTAATACCCTAAAGGTGTCGTTCTTGAGGGATTCGGCTGCAGGTTCTTTGACGGATACGGATTGTTTGGGCGCTAATTTCTATATACCCCTATTGGATGTAGAGATATGA
- a CDS encoding acyclic terpene utilization AtuA family protein codes for MLKALSLMGQLGYGYNKESFDRAIAEDIDYIGVDAGSIDSGPFFLGSGSMKANYQATRNDLEYPLIEASKRGIPFIVGSAGYAGADVHLDGFMEVVRDIARDNNLHLKVAVIHSELDKEYVLSLLREGKIKSYEGNPELNEEDILSSTHIVAQMGVSKFIEALKMGADLIVAGRATDASIYAAYPLLKGYDPALVWHMSKIIECGALCAKPASPSDALLGFVDDDAFYLRPPNPVRRCTPSSALAHSLYENTDPYVIEEPDGTLFLNNAVYEEYDQRTVRIYGAEWKEKSKKSFKLEGARFSGYRTIAIMGIRNPDMIAQLDGILDDVRDRAASEFGDGFSLTFRQYGKNGVLGSFEFDSNLHEVGLIVDVVAEDQRFAHRVCSVVKAHLQHYDYKGRIATGANVAFPYSPAEIDVGGVYEFSVYHIAEDEKIEDRFYIEEIEL; via the coding sequence ATGCTGAAAGCGCTCTCTTTGATGGGGCAGTTGGGTTATGGCTATAACAAGGAGTCCTTTGATAGGGCTATAGCAGAGGATATCGATTATATCGGTGTGGATGCAGGTTCTATCGATTCAGGTCCGTTCTTTCTGGGTTCTGGGAGCATGAAGGCCAACTATCAGGCAACCCGCAACGATTTAGAGTATCCATTGATTGAGGCTTCAAAAAGGGGAATCCCCTTTATTGTTGGTTCTGCTGGCTATGCAGGGGCCGATGTTCACCTTGATGGGTTTATGGAGGTTGTTAGGGACATAGCAAGGGACAACAATCTCCATCTTAAGGTGGCAGTAATACATTCTGAGCTTGATAAGGAGTATGTGCTATCACTTTTAAGAGAGGGTAAGATTAAAAGCTATGAGGGCAATCCAGAACTCAATGAGGAGGATATACTCTCCTCAACACACATAGTTGCCCAGATGGGTGTTTCTAAGTTTATTGAGGCCTTGAAGATGGGGGCGGATTTGATTGTTGCAGGCAGGGCGACGGATGCATCCATCTATGCTGCATATCCACTCCTTAAGGGTTATGATCCTGCTTTGGTGTGGCATATGTCAAAGATTATCGAATGTGGGGCTTTATGCGCAAAACCGGCAAGCCCGTCTGATGCCCTTTTAGGTTTTGTTGATGATGATGCCTTCTATTTAAGGCCGCCCAATCCAGTTAGGAGATGCACACCGTCGTCGGCTTTAGCACATTCGCTTTATGAAAACACAGACCCGTATGTTATAGAGGAGCCAGATGGGACGCTATTTTTGAACAATGCCGTTTATGAGGAGTATGACCAAAGGACGGTTAGGATTTACGGTGCAGAATGGAAGGAAAAGAGCAAAAAGAGCTTTAAGCTTGAGGGTGCCAGGTTCTCTGGATATAGAACGATAGCCATAATGGGCATAAGAAACCCCGATATGATAGCTCAGCTTGATGGTATACTTGATGATGTTAGGGATAGGGCGGCAAGTGAGTTTGGTGATGGATTTAGCTTAACCTTTAGGCAATACGGCAAAAACGGCGTCTTGGGGAGCTTTGAGTTTGATAGTAATCTTCATGAGGTAGGCTTGATTGTGGATGTTGTTGCTGAGGATCAGAGGTTTGCCCATAGGGTCTGTTCCGTTGTGAAGGCCCATCTGCAGCATTATGATTACAAGGGCAGGATAGCAACAGGCGCCAATGTGGCTTTTCCGTATTCGCCGGCTGAGATAGATGTGGGCGGTGTGTATGAATTTAGTGTGTATCATATAGCAGAGGATGAGAAGATTGAGGATAGGTTTTATATAGAGGAGATAGAGCTTTGA
- the panC gene encoding pantoate--beta-alanine ligase: MRVVHSALEMQAIANKYREWGKRIGFVPTMGYLHEGHLSLVRRAKEDNDVVFVSIFVNPLQFAPNEDLDRYPRDIERDEALLEGEGVDFVFYPSVEDMYPDGFQTYVEVDKLTRVLEGKSRPTHFRGVTTVVAKLFNITKPHRAYFGKKDAQQLIVIKRMVKDLNMDIEIVGMPIVRESDGLALSSRNKYLNEEERRQAVCLYRALLRAKELIENGEKDAQAIKNEMERVIKEYPLARIDYISVNSLSSLEPINEVKDGDTLVSLAVFLGSTRLIDNMWF, translated from the coding sequence ATGAGGGTGGTTCATTCTGCCTTAGAGATGCAGGCCATTGCCAATAAATACAGGGAATGGGGCAAAAGGATAGGCTTTGTGCCTACGATGGGCTATCTGCATGAGGGCCATTTGTCGCTTGTTAGGAGGGCCAAAGAGGACAACGATGTGGTGTTTGTCAGTATATTTGTAAATCCGCTTCAGTTTGCGCCCAATGAGGATCTGGATAGGTATCCGAGGGATATAGAAAGGGATGAGGCTCTGCTGGAGGGGGAAGGGGTTGATTTTGTCTTTTATCCTTCCGTGGAGGATATGTATCCCGATGGATTCCAGACCTATGTGGAGGTCGATAAGCTAACCAGGGTGCTTGAGGGCAAGAGCAGGCCGACGCACTTTAGGGGGGTTACGACCGTCGTTGCAAAGCTGTTTAATATAACAAAACCCCACAGGGCGTATTTCGGCAAAAAGGATGCCCAGCAGTTGATAGTCATAAAGAGGATGGTCAAGGACCTCAATATGGATATAGAGATAGTGGGTATGCCCATTGTAAGGGAGAGCGATGGGCTTGCGTTGAGTTCCCGTAATAAATACCTCAATGAAGAGGAAAGAAGGCAGGCGGTGTGTTTGTATAGAGCCCTGTTGAGGGCCAAAGAGCTTATAGAGAATGGAGAAAAGGATGCGCAGGCAATCAAAAATGAGATGGAAAGGGTTATAAAAGAGTATCCGCTTGCGAGGATAGATTACATAAGCGTAAATAGCTTAAGCAGTCTTGAGCCTATAAATGAGGTCAAGGATGGCGATACGCTTGTCTCTTTGGCTGTATTTTTGGGTTCAACAAGACTCATTGATAACATGTGGTTTTGA
- the panD gene encoding aspartate 1-decarboxylase, translating to MLREVLIGKIHRATVTEADLNYVGSITIDEDLMEAANMREFELVHIWNIDNGERFQTYTIKGKRGSGVICLNGAAARKVAVGDKIIIAAFGMMEEEKLDGYQPHIVIVDDNNRIVEQHRGM from the coding sequence ATGTTGAGGGAAGTTTTGATTGGTAAGATTCACAGGGCAACGGTGACAGAGGCCGATTTAAACTATGTTGGCAGCATAACGATCGATGAGGATCTGATGGAAGCTGCCAATATGAGGGAGTTTGAGCTGGTTCATATCTGGAACATAGACAACGGTGAGCGCTTTCAGACCTATACGATAAAGGGCAAGCGCGGCAGCGGTGTTATATGTCTAAACGGTGCGGCTGCAAGGAAGGTGGCCGTGGGTGACAAGATAATCATAGCCGCCTTTGGCATGATGGAGGAAGAAAAGCTTGATGGGTATCAGCCACACATTGTTATAGTGGATGACAACAACAGGATAGTTGAGCAACATAGAGGTATGTAA
- a CDS encoding ketopantoate reductase family protein, whose protein sequence is MRFLVIGSGGVGLGLSAFLLNAGQDVCLFSTKRSFDYLQRGFKVNGIFGEFAFGRGQYDLIKGFDEIDDSFDWVLITTKTYVNDRVAFELCRVKDRLKNTRLLVVQNGWGNAERFEGCFFKERVFSARIITGFYRKSPNEVEITVHADKMVLGNIFKKELSSQTQGVVDALNRGGFDAVVSEEVDKHLWAKLLYNCALNPLGAILRTEYGKLAEKPQTKRIMDRIIDEIFDVMHAYGYETFFKSAAEYKDVFYSKLIPLTYTHRSSMLQDIENLQKTEIDSLNGIVVRLGKDKGIPTPYNEFIVELIKAIEP, encoded by the coding sequence ATGAGGTTTTTGGTTATAGGCAGCGGCGGTGTGGGATTGGGTCTTTCTGCATTCCTGTTGAATGCAGGTCAGGATGTGTGCCTGTTTTCCACAAAAAGGAGTTTTGATTACCTGCAAAGGGGCTTTAAGGTAAACGGCATATTCGGCGAGTTTGCCTTTGGGCGTGGTCAATACGATTTAATTAAGGGATTTGATGAGATAGATGATTCGTTCGATTGGGTTTTGATAACGACAAAAACCTATGTAAACGATAGGGTGGCTTTTGAGCTGTGCAGGGTTAAGGATAGGCTTAAAAATACCCGCCTGCTCGTTGTTCAAAATGGATGGGGCAATGCCGAGCGATTTGAGGGGTGTTTTTTTAAGGAGAGGGTTTTTTCAGCTCGTATAATCACCGGTTTTTACAGGAAATCGCCCAATGAGGTTGAAATTACAGTGCATGCAGATAAGATGGTTTTGGGCAACATCTTTAAAAAAGAGCTATCAAGTCAGACCCAGGGGGTTGTTGATGCCCTGAATAGGGGCGGATTCGATGCTGTGGTTTCTGAGGAGGTGGATAAGCATCTGTGGGCAAAACTCCTTTACAACTGTGCCTTAAACCCGTTGGGTGCTATCTTGAGGACAGAATATGGAAAATTGGCCGAAAAGCCCCAGACAAAGAGGATCATGGACAGAATCATCGATGAGATATTTGATGTTATGCATGCTTACGGCTATGAGACATTCTTCAAAAGCGCTGCCGAATATAAGGATGTGTTTTACTCAAAGCTGATACCCTTAACATACACCCATCGTTCATCCATGTTGCAGGATATAGAGAATTTGCAAAAGACCGAGATAGATTCGCTAAACGGTATTGTGGTTAGACTTGGAAAGGATAAGGGCATTCCAACGCCTTATAATGAGTTTATTGTTGAGCTTATCAAGGCTATAGAGCCTTAG